From the Flavobacterium galactosidilyticum genome, one window contains:
- a CDS encoding 4Fe-4S dicluster domain-containing protein, with translation MAIIITDECINCGACEPECPNTAIYEGADDWRYKDGTRLTGKVILPDGTEVDADDAQTPISDEVYYIVPGKCTECKGFHDEPQCAAVCPVDCCIPDDNHVESEETLLNRQAFLHNE, from the coding sequence ATGGCAATAATTATAACTGACGAATGTATCAATTGTGGAGCATGTGAACCAGAGTGCCCAAATACAGCAATATACGAGGGAGCAGACGATTGGAGATATAAAGACGGAACGAGACTGACAGGTAAAGTAATTTTGCCTGATGGCACTGAAGTGGACGCTGACGATGCTCAAACTCCTATTTCTGACGAAGTTTATTACATCGTTCCTGGGAAATGTACGGAATGTAAAGGGTTTCATGACGAACCACAATGTGCTGCAGTTTGTCCTGTAGATTGTTGTATTCCTGATGATAATCACGTTGAGTCAGAAGAAACATTGCTAAACAGACAAGCATTTTTACATAACGAATAA
- the serC gene encoding 3-phosphoserine/phosphohydroxythreonine transaminase, giving the protein MKKHNYSAGPCILPQEVFEKSAQAILNFNDSGLSILEISHRSKDFVAVMDEARALAIELLGLEGKGYSALFLAGGASLEFLMVPYNLMKENGKAAYLDTGTWASAAIKEAKFFGDTVIVASSKDQNYNHIPKGYTVPADADYLHCTSNNTIFGTQMKEFPSVDMPLVCDMSSDIFSRVIDFTQFDIIYAGAQKNMGPAGTTLVIIKDEILGKNGRAIPSMLDYAKHIKAESMFNTPPVFPVYASLLTLQWLKNLGGIAAVEKINNAKAALLYAEIDRNPLFKGAAAVKDRSNMNATFLLNDEAHAATFDAMWKAAGISGLPGHRSVGGYRASMYNALPIESVQVLVDVMKELESKI; this is encoded by the coding sequence ATGAAAAAACACAACTACAGCGCAGGACCTTGTATTTTACCGCAAGAAGTTTTTGAAAAATCAGCACAAGCAATATTAAATTTTAATGATTCAGGATTATCTATCTTAGAAATTTCGCATAGAAGTAAAGACTTCGTAGCGGTTATGGACGAGGCTAGAGCGCTTGCTATTGAGCTTTTAGGCCTTGAAGGAAAGGGATATAGTGCCTTATTTCTTGCTGGCGGAGCAAGCTTAGAATTCTTAATGGTTCCTTATAACTTAATGAAGGAAAACGGAAAAGCAGCGTACCTTGATACTGGTACGTGGGCTTCTGCAGCAATAAAAGAAGCAAAGTTTTTTGGAGACACAGTTATTGTAGCTTCATCAAAAGATCAAAATTATAACCATATTCCAAAAGGATATACTGTTCCTGCAGATGCAGATTATTTACACTGCACAAGTAACAACACGATTTTTGGGACACAAATGAAGGAATTTCCATCAGTGGATATGCCATTAGTTTGCGACATGAGTTCAGATATATTTTCAAGAGTAATTGACTTTACGCAATTTGACATTATTTACGCAGGTGCACAAAAAAATATGGGACCAGCAGGAACGACTTTAGTTATTATCAAAGACGAAATTCTTGGTAAAAACGGAAGAGCAATTCCAAGTATGTTAGATTACGCTAAACATATTAAAGCAGAAAGTATGTTTAATACTCCACCTGTTTTTCCAGTTTATGCGTCTTTATTGACGTTACAATGGTTGAAAAATCTTGGTGGTATAGCAGCAGTTGAAAAAATAAACAATGCAAAAGCAGCTTTGTTATATGCTGAAATAGACAGAAATCCATTATTTAAAGGAGCTGCGGCTGTTAAAGACCGTTCTAACATGAATGCTACTTTCTTGTTGAATGATGAAGCTCATGCAGCAACATTTGACGCCATGTGGAAAGCAGCAGGAATCTCTGGATTGCCAGGACACCGCTCTGTAGGTGGTTACAGAGCTTCTATGTACAATGCACTTCCTATTGAAAGCGTACAAGTATTAGTTGACGTAATGAAAGAATTAGAGTCTAAAATATAG
- a CDS encoding DUF6146 family protein, translated as MKNSIYLIAIICCILIGCTTSKSTTVDKQKPTGVKSDTIRIANDKLEYEVIIIDPGFSSWLISNAHPRNYHSQSYLESKNQIWISEWNSRVLQPTRYNPNLYQMTIDYNPSIDYGYEVNYLIYNYLVYFQNTYKQKLFGYVPLR; from the coding sequence ATGAAAAATAGTATTTATTTAATAGCCATTATCTGTTGTATTCTAATAGGTTGTACAACTTCTAAGTCTACTACGGTTGACAAACAAAAGCCAACAGGTGTGAAAAGCGATACGATCAGAATCGCTAATGATAAGTTAGAATATGAAGTTATAATAATTGATCCTGGTTTTAGTTCTTGGCTTATTTCTAATGCTCATCCTCGCAACTACCATTCACAAAGTTATTTAGAAAGTAAGAATCAAATATGGATCAGCGAATGGAACAGTAGAGTATTACAACCGACGCGCTATAATCCTAATTTATATCAAATGACTATCGACTACAATCCTTCTATTGACTATGGTTACGAAGTGAATTATTTGATCTATAATTATTTAGTTTATTTTCAAAATACCTATAAACAAAAGCTTTTTGGTTACGTTCCCTTAAGATAA
- a CDS encoding TonB-dependent receptor, giving the protein MKKLILLLFLLNASFLFAQKEISGVVKDNTGAALPGVNIIEKGTTNGVSTESNGAYRIKVKDGATLVFSYVGFSNMEKAATSATINVVLSEEGGQALREVQIVGSRNTKRTVVNSAVPIDIISVKDVTTQSGKLEINELLQYVAPSFNANKQSGSDGADHVDPASLRGLGPDQTLVLINGKRRHQSSLINLFGTRGRGNTGTDLNAIPAASIKRIEILRDGAAAQYGSDAIAGVINIVLNDNVNELTGTVTYGAFNTNAKGDFPVGTANTDGYRLDKNGNGNSFGKNQSFDGGSVKVAANYGIAIGEKGGFANFTTEYINKNKTLRPGFDFRKGFGEAAIQGFNLFANMAIPISDKTEFYAFGGRNYRDTDAYAFTRNDGPRVVESIYPGGYTPRITSNIIDNSMAVGFRTETTGGWKIDISNTFGKNLFHYYTKGTINASLEGASPTEFDAGGHSLSQNTTNFDLSKNYPSVMNGLNLAFGAEFRTEKFNIFAGEEGSYATYDISRRPIIDPTTQTIPSIPNPDYDSADPDSPIALPRPGGSQGFPGYSPLNVVDRSRTNLSLYTDAELDITEAFLVSGAVRFENYSDFGSTLNGKLAMRLKANKNINFRGSVSTGFRAPSLAQVYYNLRFTNFSSAGATEVLLSPNNSPVTKSFGIEKLNEEKAVNASLGFTANYGDFTATIDGYLINVKDRIVLTGYFDATPLGVGVDKAQFFVNGVDTKTTGLDVVLAWKKTINDSKFGVTLVGNINDMKIDKVKNGNLPAGAFFGERDKGFLLASAPNNKFGLNFNYNRKSFDAGLAFTRFSEVKLLDYQMDEDVADYGSFANQVKAATDTYGAKIVTDLTLGYKLSKSAKITLGANNLLNVYPDQQDDWVEGGGYWDAVQMGFSGAYYYARLGFTF; this is encoded by the coding sequence ATGAAAAAATTAATTTTACTTCTATTTCTACTAAACGCTTCTTTTCTTTTTGCTCAAAAAGAAATCTCAGGTGTGGTAAAAGACAATACAGGCGCTGCCTTACCAGGTGTAAATATTATTGAAAAAGGAACAACTAACGGAGTTTCAACTGAGTCGAATGGAGCTTACAGAATAAAAGTTAAAGACGGCGCAACTTTAGTTTTTAGCTACGTTGGATTTTCTAACATGGAAAAAGCCGCTACAAGCGCAACTATCAATGTTGTTTTATCTGAAGAAGGCGGACAAGCTTTAAGAGAAGTCCAAATTGTAGGATCAAGAAATACAAAGAGAACTGTTGTAAATTCAGCAGTTCCTATCGATATTATCAGCGTGAAAGATGTCACAACGCAAAGCGGAAAACTAGAAATAAATGAATTACTTCAATATGTTGCTCCTTCATTTAATGCAAACAAACAATCTGGTTCTGATGGTGCGGATCACGTAGATCCAGCATCTTTAAGAGGTTTAGGTCCAGATCAAACTTTAGTTTTAATAAACGGAAAAAGGAGACATCAGTCGTCTCTTATCAATCTTTTTGGAACTCGTGGACGTGGAAATACAGGAACTGATTTAAATGCAATTCCTGCGGCTTCAATCAAAAGAATTGAAATACTTAGAGATGGTGCTGCAGCGCAATATGGTTCTGATGCTATTGCGGGTGTAATCAATATTGTTTTAAATGACAATGTAAACGAACTAACTGGTACTGTAACTTACGGTGCTTTTAACACCAATGCTAAGGGAGATTTTCCAGTAGGAACGGCTAATACTGATGGGTACCGTTTAGACAAAAATGGAAATGGTAATTCATTTGGAAAAAATCAATCTTTTGACGGAGGATCTGTAAAGGTTGCTGCAAATTATGGTATTGCAATTGGTGAAAAAGGCGGTTTTGCAAACTTCACAACTGAATACATCAACAAAAATAAAACACTCCGTCCTGGATTCGATTTCAGAAAAGGATTTGGAGAAGCAGCAATTCAGGGTTTTAACCTTTTTGCGAACATGGCTATCCCTATATCGGACAAAACAGAATTTTACGCCTTTGGAGGAAGAAACTACAGAGATACTGACGCTTACGCATTTACAAGAAATGATGGACCACGTGTTGTAGAATCAATATATCCAGGGGGTTATACTCCTAGAATTACATCAAATATCATCGACAACTCTATGGCGGTAGGATTTAGAACTGAAACTACTGGAGGATGGAAAATTGACATTAGTAACACATTTGGAAAAAACCTTTTTCATTATTATACAAAAGGAACGATCAATGCTTCACTAGAAGGAGCATCTCCAACAGAATTTGATGCTGGTGGTCATAGTTTAAGTCAAAACACTACCAATTTTGATCTTTCTAAAAACTATCCCTCTGTAATGAATGGACTAAACCTTGCTTTTGGAGCAGAGTTTAGAACTGAAAAATTTAACATTTTTGCTGGTGAAGAAGGTTCATATGCAACGTATGACATTAGCAGAAGACCGATTATCGACCCTACCACACAAACAATCCCTTCTATCCCTAATCCGGATTACGACTCTGCAGATCCAGATTCTCCAATCGCTCTTCCAAGACCAGGAGGCTCTCAAGGATTTCCAGGATACAGCCCACTTAATGTTGTAGATAGAAGTAGAACCAATTTATCTTTATACACAGATGCTGAGCTAGATATAACCGAAGCATTTTTAGTAAGTGGAGCCGTTCGTTTTGAAAACTACAGTGATTTTGGTAGCACATTGAATGGTAAATTAGCAATGAGATTAAAAGCGAACAAAAATATCAATTTTAGAGGATCTGTAAGTACTGGTTTCCGTGCGCCATCATTAGCACAAGTATATTACAACTTACGTTTTACGAATTTTAGTTCAGCTGGAGCAACCGAAGTTTTACTTTCGCCAAATAATAGTCCGGTGACGAAATCATTTGGAATAGAAAAATTGAACGAAGAAAAAGCAGTAAATGCCTCTTTAGGATTTACAGCTAATTACGGAGATTTTACAGCTACAATTGACGGATACTTGATTAATGTAAAAGACAGAATTGTATTAACTGGTTATTTTGATGCAACTCCGTTAGGTGTTGGCGTTGATAAAGCACAATTTTTCGTAAATGGTGTTGATACTAAAACTACAGGATTAGACGTAGTATTAGCGTGGAAAAAAACAATCAACGACAGTAAATTTGGGGTAACATTAGTGGGTAACATCAATGACATGAAAATTGACAAAGTAAAAAACGGTAATCTTCCAGCTGGTGCATTTTTTGGAGAGCGCGACAAAGGATTTTTATTAGCATCTGCTCCAAATAACAAATTTGGTTTAAATTTCAACTACAATAGAAAATCTTTTGATGCTGGATTAGCATTTACAAGATTTAGCGAGGTTAAATTACTAGATTATCAGATGGATGAAGATGTTGCGGACTATGGTTCATTTGCAAATCAAGTAAAAGCGGCAACTGATACTTACGGTGCAAAAATAGTAACTGACTTAACATTAGGTTATAAACTTAGTAAGTCAGCTAAAATCACTTTAGGTGCTAATAATTTACTAAATGTTTACCCTGATCAGCAAGACGACTGGGTTGAAGGTGGTGGATATTGGGATGCAGTGCAAATGGGTTTTAGTGGCGCTTACTACTACGCTAGACTTGGTTTTACATTCTAA
- a CDS encoding NADPH-dependent FMN reductase → MKIIAFGASPSKNSINKKLAAYAADLFENAEVEVLDLNDFQMPLFSIDVEKEIGKHALAQAFLDKIATATILVVSLAENNGNYSAAFKNVFDWCTRIRKDVFQDKPMLVMATSTGAKGGASVLGIAKNAFPFYGGNIKATFSLPSFDTNFDIEKGGISNIELRKELQKLITDNF, encoded by the coding sequence ATGAAGATTATAGCTTTTGGCGCAAGCCCTAGTAAAAACTCGATCAATAAAAAATTAGCTGCTTATGCAGCTGATTTATTTGAAAATGCAGAAGTGGAAGTACTTGATTTAAACGATTTCCAGATGCCATTATTTAGTATAGATGTCGAAAAAGAAATAGGAAAGCATGCTCTTGCACAGGCGTTTTTGGATAAAATTGCTACCGCTACTATTTTAGTAGTTTCTCTTGCCGAAAATAATGGTAATTATTCAGCGGCTTTCAAAAATGTATTCGATTGGTGTACAAGAATTAGAAAAGATGTTTTTCAAGACAAACCTATGCTTGTAATGGCAACTTCTACAGGTGCCAAAGGTGGTGCAAGTGTATTAGGAATTGCTAAGAATGCTTTTCCATTTTATGGGGGAAACATTAAAGCAACATTCTCTTTACCTAGTTTTGACACTAATTTTGATATTGAAAAAGGGGGGATTAGCAATATCGAATTGCGAAAAGAACTTCAAAAACTAATTACAGATAATTTTTAA
- a CDS encoding DUF937 domain-containing protein, translated as MFEQLTQLVQQFGNDAVVRNDAIPNEQNEAVMNEASSSILSGLQKMVSEGGVEQLAGLFNGNNATNTSNPAVQQLTEQLTGNLGSKFGLSNEVASGVAAGMIPKILGSLIGKAKDPNDSSFNITDLVSAISGGGQNSGIMDAISKYGGQFGLDQNADGKVDMSDAIDAVTKNSGGVGGLLGKLFGK; from the coding sequence ATGTTTGAACAATTAACTCAATTAGTACAACAATTTGGAAATGATGCAGTTGTAAGAAACGACGCTATTCCGAATGAACAAAACGAAGCAGTAATGAATGAAGCGAGTAGCTCTATTCTTTCTGGCCTACAAAAAATGGTTTCAGAAGGTGGTGTAGAACAGCTTGCTGGTTTATTCAACGGAAATAATGCTACAAATACTTCTAATCCCGCAGTTCAACAACTTACGGAGCAACTTACAGGTAATCTTGGTTCTAAATTTGGATTAAGTAACGAAGTAGCTTCTGGCGTTGCTGCCGGTATGATTCCTAAAATTTTAGGTTCGTTGATAGGAAAAGCTAAAGATCCGAACGATTCTAGCTTTAACATTACAGATTTAGTAAGCGCTATTTCTGGAGGTGGTCAAAATTCAGGTATAATGGATGCTATTTCAAAATATGGTGGGCAATTTGGTTTAGACCAAAATGCAGATGGAAAAGTAGATATGTCAGACGCTATAGATGCGGTTACAAAAAACAGTGGCGGCGTAGGAGGTCTATTAGGTAAACTTTTTGGAAAATAA
- a CDS encoding D-2-hydroxyacid dehydrogenase has translation MKVLANDGISKSGILALERGGFEVITTKVAQEQVANFVNENNVDVVLVRSATKVRQDIIDACPGLKIIGRGGVGMDNIDVDYAKSKGIHVINTPASSSESVAELVFAHLFSGVRFLHDSNRNMPLEGDTNFDGLKKAYANGIELRGKTLGIVGIGRIGQATAKMALGLGMKVIAADSFIPQVDIKVEFFDGQSVTTTIVSQSLESLFKEADFITLHVPAQDGYIIGEKELAIMKDGVGIVNCARGGVIDEVALVKALDSGKVLFAGLDVFESEPKPEMTILMHHKISLTPHIGAATGEAQDRIGTELASQIISLLK, from the coding sequence ATGAAAGTATTAGCCAATGACGGAATTTCGAAAAGTGGAATTCTAGCTTTAGAAAGAGGTGGTTTTGAAGTAATTACTACAAAAGTAGCACAAGAACAAGTAGCTAACTTTGTAAACGAAAATAACGTGGATGTAGTTTTAGTGCGAAGTGCCACTAAAGTTCGTCAAGATATTATTGATGCTTGTCCTGGATTAAAAATCATAGGTCGCGGTGGTGTAGGAATGGATAATATTGATGTGGATTATGCTAAAAGCAAAGGAATTCATGTGATAAATACGCCGGCTTCATCATCAGAATCAGTAGCGGAATTAGTTTTTGCTCACTTATTTTCAGGTGTTCGTTTCTTGCATGATTCTAACAGAAATATGCCTCTTGAAGGAGATACGAATTTTGATGGTTTGAAAAAAGCTTATGCAAACGGAATTGAATTAAGAGGAAAAACACTTGGTATAGTAGGAATTGGACGTATAGGTCAAGCTACTGCTAAAATGGCGCTAGGTTTAGGTATGAAAGTTATCGCTGCGGATAGTTTTATTCCGCAAGTAGATATTAAAGTTGAGTTTTTTGACGGTCAATCAGTAACTACAACCATAGTTTCACAATCATTAGAATCTTTATTTAAAGAAGCTGATTTTATCACTTTGCACGTTCCTGCTCAAGATGGTTACATCATAGGCGAAAAGGAATTAGCAATAATGAAAGACGGCGTAGGTATTGTAAACTGTGCTCGTGGTGGCGTAATTGACGAAGTTGCATTAGTAAAAGCATTAGATAGCGGAAAAGTTTTATTTGCTGGATTAGATGTTTTTGAAAGTGAACCAAAACCTGAAATGACAATATTAATGCATCATAAAATCTCGTTGACACCTCATATTGGTGCTGCAACAGGAGAAGCGCAAGACAGAATTGGTACTGAATTAGCTTCGCAAATAATCAGTTTGCTGAAATAA
- a CDS encoding DUF6787 family protein, producing the protein MNKLKKRWGIETNYQLTIIFIVFAITGSASAWLSKPFCIWLGITKEDIGIWFTPVRLILIFPIYQVLLVTIGLLFGQFKFFWAFEKKMLKRMGLGFLFKA; encoded by the coding sequence ATGAACAAGTTAAAGAAACGTTGGGGTATTGAAACAAATTACCAACTTACAATTATATTTATTGTTTTTGCAATTACAGGATCGGCATCAGCTTGGCTCTCAAAACCTTTTTGTATTTGGCTTGGAATCACAAAAGAAGACATTGGAATCTGGTTTACTCCCGTTCGTTTAATTTTGATTTTCCCAATATACCAAGTGCTTTTAGTCACAATTGGACTGCTATTTGGGCAGTTTAAATTCTTTTGGGCTTTCGAAAAAAAGATGCTAAAACGTATGGGTTTAGGATTTCTCTTTAAAGCATAA
- a CDS encoding acyl-CoA reductase yields MTLETKKSVFVELGKFLAQFSENNTLKNSAVLHNETFFDAFVDLIHLSQSHNGWYTPEQVYFSIQSWAEALTDENLSQWLSEYDLEKNNSKNVALILAGNIPLVGFHDFLSVLITGNNVLVKTSSNDQHLLPFLAKYIIAVEPEFEKRIKFIEGKLENFDAVIATGSNNTARYFEYYFKDKPSIIRKSRNSVAVLTGNETKEQLAALGEDIFRYFGLGCRNVSKLFVPKDYSFVAFFEAIFEYQDVIHYEKYANNYDYNKAVFLMSNFKLLDNGFLTLKEDKSHASPISSVFYENYETVSELQKRLEAESEQIQCIVSDNLIENSVDFGQTQKPALWNYADNIDTISFLLTT; encoded by the coding sequence ATGACATTAGAAACAAAAAAAAGTGTTTTTGTTGAATTAGGGAAATTTTTAGCGCAATTTTCCGAGAATAACACTTTAAAGAATTCCGCGGTTTTGCATAACGAAACATTTTTTGATGCGTTCGTTGATTTAATTCATTTATCGCAGTCACATAATGGATGGTATACCCCAGAACAAGTGTACTTTTCGATTCAATCGTGGGCAGAAGCACTGACTGATGAAAACTTAAGCCAATGGCTTTCTGAATATGATTTAGAAAAAAACAATTCTAAAAACGTTGCTTTAATTCTTGCAGGAAATATTCCGCTGGTAGGATTTCACGATTTTTTATCGGTATTAATTACTGGAAACAATGTATTAGTTAAGACATCATCTAACGACCAACATTTACTGCCTTTTTTAGCAAAATATATTATCGCTGTTGAGCCTGAATTTGAGAAAAGAATAAAATTTATAGAAGGAAAGCTAGAAAATTTTGATGCAGTAATAGCCACTGGAAGCAACAATACCGCCCGTTATTTTGAATATTATTTTAAGGACAAACCTTCAATCATAAGAAAAAGCAGAAATTCAGTTGCTGTATTGACTGGTAATGAAACTAAGGAACAACTAGCTGCTTTAGGTGAAGATATTTTTAGATATTTTGGTTTAGGATGTCGAAATGTATCTAAACTTTTTGTTCCTAAAGACTATTCTTTTGTTGCTTTTTTCGAAGCCATTTTCGAATATCAGGATGTTATTCATTATGAAAAGTATGCTAATAATTACGATTACAACAAAGCCGTTTTCTTGATGAGCAACTTTAAATTATTAGATAATGGGTTTTTAACACTAAAAGAAGATAAAAGCCACGCCTCTCCTATTTCAAGCGTTTTTTATGAAAATTACGAAACTGTGAGCGAACTTCAAAAGCGACTAGAAGCAGAAAGCGAACAAATACAGTGCATTGTTAGCGATAATTTGATAGAAAACAGCGTAGATTTTGGACAAACTCAAAAACCTGCATTATGGAATTACGCAGATAACATCGATACTATTTCGTTTTTGTTAACAACATAA
- the ychF gene encoding redox-regulated ATPase YchF, which yields MKAGIVGLPNVGKSTLFNCLSNAKAQSANFPFCTIEPNIGVVNVPDPRIEKLEELVKPERVQMATVDIVDIAGLVKGASKGEGLGNQFLGNIRECNAIIHVLRCFDNDNIVHVDGNVNPIRDKETIDIELQLKDLETVEKRLEKVNRAAKTGNKEAQTEKALLDRIRESLLQAKSARTITPQGNDEEVLMESFQLITAKPVLYVCNVDENSAVSGNKYVDQVRELVKDEDAEVIILSVGAEADITELESYEERQVFLEDMGLSEPGASVLIRAAYKLLKQQTYFTAGVKEVRAWTINIGSTAPQAAGVIHTDFEKGFIRAEVIAYEDFVQYGSEAKCKEAGKFKVEGKEYIVKDGDVMHFRFNV from the coding sequence ATGAAAGCAGGAATTGTAGGGTTGCCAAATGTTGGAAAATCAACATTATTTAATTGTTTGTCAAATGCAAAGGCACAAAGTGCTAATTTTCCTTTTTGTACAATTGAACCAAATATAGGAGTGGTAAATGTACCAGATCCAAGAATTGAAAAATTAGAAGAATTAGTTAAACCAGAGCGTGTTCAAATGGCTACGGTTGATATCGTTGATATTGCAGGATTGGTAAAAGGAGCTAGTAAAGGTGAAGGATTAGGAAATCAATTTCTTGGAAACATTAGAGAGTGTAACGCGATTATTCACGTTTTACGTTGTTTTGATAACGATAATATCGTTCACGTTGATGGAAATGTAAACCCAATTCGTGACAAGGAAACGATTGATATCGAGTTGCAGTTAAAAGATCTAGAAACGGTAGAAAAACGTTTGGAAAAAGTAAATCGCGCTGCTAAAACTGGAAATAAAGAAGCGCAAACTGAAAAAGCACTTTTAGATCGTATCAGGGAGTCTTTGTTACAAGCTAAATCAGCTCGTACAATAACTCCGCAAGGTAATGATGAGGAAGTTTTGATGGAATCTTTCCAACTGATTACGGCAAAACCAGTTTTATATGTTTGTAATGTAGATGAAAATTCAGCAGTAAGCGGAAATAAATATGTAGATCAAGTTCGCGAATTAGTAAAAGATGAAGATGCTGAGGTTATTATACTTTCTGTAGGAGCTGAAGCAGATATTACCGAGTTAGAGAGCTACGAAGAGCGCCAAGTTTTTCTTGAAGACATGGGGTTGAGCGAGCCAGGTGCATCCGTTCTAATTCGTGCAGCATATAAATTGCTAAAACAACAAACGTATTTTACCGCAGGAGTAAAAGAAGTTCGTGCTTGGACAATTAATATTGGATCTACTGCGCCACAAGCTGCAGGAGTAATTCATACTGATTTCGAAAAAGGCTTTATCCGTGCAGAAGTTATTGCTTATGAGGATTTCGTACAGTACGGTTCAGAGGCTAAATGTAAAGAAGCAGGAAAATTTAAAGTAGAAGGAAAAGAATATATCGTAAAAGATGGTGATGTAATGCATTTCCGTTTTAACGTATAA
- the pncB gene encoding nicotinate phosphoribosyltransferase, with product MNLVQLHSILDNDFYKFTMQHAVIKLFPKAKVRYAFINRGKHEFPPHFAELLRKAVDAMIHLKLTLAEKNFLADNCPYLDPTYLDFLQGYQYDPTEIAIEQNGSDLKVIIEGYWYRTILWEVPLMALISELFYASQNLIRVDDEEVKRITKEKIENYNSLGVVILEFGTRRRHSYEVQRLVNETLDTFGSKSFLGTSNVHFAMLQNRKPSGTHAHEWFMYHASEYGFKVANAVSLENWTKVYQGDLGIALTDTYTTEVFFEQFNKKYSKLFDGVRHDSGDPIEFAKKTIEHYEKMGIDPKSKIIVFSDSLNFEKVKVIADFCRGKIKMSFGIGTNFSNDVGLPAMNMVIKLTDTKPENSHWEAVVKLSDEKNKHTGTPKMIALAQQVLGIES from the coding sequence ATGAATTTAGTTCAATTGCATTCGATTTTAGATAATGACTTTTACAAATTTACTATGCAGCACGCTGTAATCAAACTTTTTCCAAAGGCTAAAGTTCGGTACGCATTTATTAATCGAGGTAAACATGAATTTCCACCTCATTTTGCGGAATTACTTCGTAAAGCAGTTGATGCGATGATTCATCTAAAATTGACATTAGCCGAAAAGAATTTCCTGGCTGATAATTGTCCCTATTTAGATCCTACCTACTTGGATTTTTTACAAGGTTACCAATACGATCCTACCGAAATTGCAATTGAGCAGAACGGAAGTGATTTGAAAGTAATCATTGAAGGATATTGGTACCGAACGATTCTTTGGGAAGTTCCCTTAATGGCTTTGATATCAGAACTTTTTTATGCTTCTCAAAATTTAATTCGTGTAGATGATGAAGAAGTGAAGCGAATCACCAAAGAAAAAATAGAGAATTACAATAGTTTGGGAGTTGTGATTTTAGAATTCGGAACCCGTCGCCGTCACTCCTATGAAGTCCAAAGATTGGTTAATGAAACATTAGACACTTTTGGTTCAAAAAGTTTTTTAGGAACAAGCAATGTGCATTTCGCAATGTTACAAAATAGAAAACCGTCAGGAACACACGCTCATGAGTGGTTTATGTATCACGCTTCGGAATACGGGTTTAAAGTAGCTAATGCTGTAAGTCTCGAAAATTGGACAAAAGTGTACCAAGGTGATCTTGGGATTGCGTTAACGGATACGTATACAACCGAAGTCTTTTTTGAACAATTTAATAAAAAATATTCTAAACTTTTTGATGGTGTCCGACACGACAGTGGTGATCCAATTGAGTTTGCCAAAAAAACGATCGAACATTACGAAAAAATGGGAATAGATCCCAAATCAAAAATTATTGTTTTCTCCGACTCCTTGAATTTTGAAAAAGTAAAAGTCATTGCCGATTTTTGTCGAGGAAAAATAAAAATGTCCTTCGGAATTGGAACAAATTTCAGTAATGATGTTGGCTTGCCTGCAATGAATATGGTAATTAAACTCACAGATACTAAACCCGAAAATAGTCATTGGGAAGCGGTTGTGAAATTATCGGATGAAAAAAATAAACATACAGGAACTCCCAAAATGATTGCTTTGGCACAACAAGTTTTAGGAATAGAATCCTAA